A window of Clupea harengus unplaced genomic scaffold, Ch_v2.0.2, whole genome shotgun sequence contains these coding sequences:
- the LOC122130723 gene encoding chorion-specific transcription factor GCMb-like, which translates to MSKATDQFDGSDCVCSFGMKLTWDINDPKLPQDTKQFDAFQEWTDGYVRYIYGSEDKNSQRHLSGWAMRNTNNHNCQILKKSCLGVVVCARNCTLSDGGKLTLRPAICDKARQKQQSK; encoded by the exons ATGTCAAAGGCGACTGATCAGTTTGATGGTTCGGACTGTGTTTGCTCTTTCGGAATGAAGTTGACATGGGACATCAACGACCCCAAGCTTCCCCAG GACACGAAGCAGTTTGACGCCTTTCAAGAATGGACGGACGGGTATGTTCGTTACATCTACGGCTCCGAGGACAAGAACTCGCAACGCCACCTGAGCGGATGGGCGATGCGGAACACCAACAATCACAACTGCCAGATCCTAAAGAAATCCTGTCTGGGCGTCGTGGTGTGCGCCAGGAACTGTACGCTAAGCGACGGAGGCAAACTTACGCTTAGGCCTGCAATTTGCGACAAAGCACGACAAAAACAGCAAAGTAAGTAG